A genomic region of Populus nigra chromosome 11, ddPopNigr1.1, whole genome shotgun sequence contains the following coding sequences:
- the LOC133668713 gene encoding syntaxin-132-like, with protein MNDLLSESFEIPRGQGSRGGDIEMGMNSADLGLESFFKKVQEIEKQNEKLDKLLKKLQDAHEESKAVTKAPAMKGIKQRMEKDVDEVGKIARSIKSKLEELDKENLSNRQKPGCGKGTGVDRSRTSTTIALKKKLKDKMAEFQTLRENIHQEYREVVERRVFTVTGTRADEETIDTLIETGDSEQIFQKAIQEQGRGQITDTLAEIQERHDAVRDLERKLLDLQQIFLDMAVLVDAQGDMLDNIESQVSNAVDHVQSGNVALQKAKKLQRNSRKWMCIAIIILLIIVAIIVVTVLKPWNNNKGA; from the exons ATGAATGACCTTTTGTCG GAGTCCTTTGAGATCCCTCGGGGTCAGGGTTCCAGAGGCGGGGATATTGAGATGGGAATGAATTCTGCAGACTTGGGCTTGGAGAGTTTCTTTAAAAAG GTTCAAGAGATTGAGAAACAGAATGAGAAGCTGGACAAGTTGCTCAAAAAGCTCCAG GATGCACATGAGGAGTCAAAGGCTGTGACCAAGGCTCCTGCCATGAAAG GAATCAAACAGCGAATGGAGAAAGATGTCGATGAAGTTGGAAAAATTGCTCGTTCAATAAAGTCAAAACTCGAGGAACTTGACAAAGAG AATTTATCTAATAGGCAGAAGCCGGGATGTGGTAAAGGAACAGGTGTAGACCGATCAAGAACCTCAACTACTAT AGccttgaaaaagaaattgaaagacaaGATGGCTGAATTTCAG ACTCTTAGGGAAAACATCCATCAAGAGTACCGGGAGGTTGTTGAGAGGCGTGTTTTTACAG TGACGGGAACAAGAGCAGATGAAGAG ACGATTGACACATTGATTGAGACTGGAGACAGTGAACAAATTTTTCAGAAAGCAATTCAGGAACAAGGGCGAGGCCAG ATAACAGATACTTTGGCAGAAATTCAAGAGCGCCATGATGCAGTCAGAGATCTGGAGAGGAAACTTCTGGACTTACAACAG ATTTTTCTGGATATGGCTGTCTTGGTGGATGCACAAGGGGACATGCTTGACAACATCGAATCACAG GTCTCAAATGCAGTAGATCATGTGCAGTCAGGGAATGTTGCTCTCCAAAAGGCAAAGAAGTTACAAAGGAACTCCAGGAAATGGATGTGCATTGCCATTATAATCCTTCTTATCATTGTTGCCATCATCGTTGTGACCGTGCTTAAGCCATGGAATAACAACAAGGGCGCTTAG
- the LOC133668526 gene encoding histone acetyltransferase HAC1-like, translating into MEKEMNVQAHLSGQISGQVQNQLQPQQNGNQQMQNLSAPTTGGVAAAGAHSVNVYNAEPELHGYRMFMQQKIFSIISQKQSDQQKQKFKEFAKILEEGLFKAAQTKDDYLNMNTLESRLSSLLKRPSANSQNQQHPQLVNSSSSLGTMIPTPGMSNSGNSNMMTSSVDTMMISSSGCDSIAPIAANTGGLLPSSGMHNGSFGRPDGNLSNGYQQSPANFSISSGGNMSSMGVQRMESQMIPTPGFSNNNNNNQSYMNVESSNISGGFSTADSAMVSQTQQPKQYIGGQNSRILVNFGSQMGSNIRTGLQQKSYGFANGALNGGMGMMGNDIPHANEPGTSEGYMTSTHHVNSPKPLPQQFDQHQRQLMQGDGYGMSNADSLGSGNIYGAVTSVGSMMNAQSMSKTNSSLVNNQSNLHAPHQAGHIKLQSLDQSEKMNFQSSLQQQQLQQHPHQQ; encoded by the exons atggagaaggaGATGAATGTGCAAGCGCATCTGTCCGGGCAAATCTCCGGGCAGGTTCAGAATCAGTTACAGCCCCAGCAAAATGGGAATCAACAGATGCAGAATTTATCAGCTCCTACCACTGGAGGTGTTGCTGCTGCCGGTGCTCATTCTGTTAATGTGTACAATGCTGAACCTGAGCTTCATGGATATCGCATGTTTATGCAACAAAAAAT attttcaattatatcgCAGAAGCAGTCTGATCAACAGAAACAAAAGTTTAAGGAATTCGCCAAAATATTAGAGGAGGGTCTATTTAAAGCTGCTCAGACAAAG GATGATTATTTGAACATGAATACCCTAGAGAGTCGTCTGAGTAGTCTGCTCAAGCGCCCCTCTGCGAATAGTCAAAACCAACAGCATCCACAGCTTGTTAATTCTTCCTCATCCCTTGGTACCATGATACCAACTCCTGGTATGTCAAATAGTGGGAATTCGAATATGATGACTTCTTCTGTAGATACCATGATGATCTCTTCCAGTGGATGTGATAGCATAGCACCTATAGCTGCCAACACAGGGGGCCTGTTGCCATCTAGTGGCATGCACAATGGTTCCTTTGGTAGACCAGATG GAAATCTGTCTAATGGCTATCAGCAGTCACCCGCCAATTTTTCCATCAGTTCTGGTGGAAATATGTCATCTATGGGTGTGCAAAGAATGGAAAGCCAAATGATTCCAACTCCTGGATTtagcaataacaacaacaacaatcagTCTTACATGAATGTGGAATCTTCTAATATCAGTGGTGGTTTTTCGACTGCTGACTCTGCCATGGTATCACAGACACAGCAGCCAAAGCAGTACATTGGCGGCCAGAACAGTCGCATACTGGTGAATTTTGGCAGCCAAATGGGTAGCAATATTAGGACTGGTTTGCAGCAGAAATCTTATGGATTTGCAAATGGGGCCCTAAATGGTGGTATGGGGATGATGGGGAATGATATACCGCATGCTAATGAGCCTGGTACCTCTGAGGGCTATATGACTTCCACACATCATGTGAATTCGCCTAAACCATTGCCACAGCAGTTTGATCAACATCAGCGACAACTAATGCAAG GTGATGGATATGGGATGAGTAATGCTGATTCTCTTGGATCTGGAAACATATATGGTGCTGTAACATCTGTTGGATCAATGATGAATGCCCAGTCTATGTCCAAAACTAACTCTTCTCTTGTAAATAATCAGTCTAATTTGCATGCCCCGCATCAAGCTGGACATATAAAGCTTCAATCACTTGATCAGTCTGAAAAGATGAATTTCCAGTCTTCACTTCAACAGCAGCAACTTCAACAACATCCTCACCAACAGTAA